A region of the Curtobacterium flaccumfaciens pv. betae genome:
CCTGCGTCTCGTACGCCACCATGCAGTAGCAGCGGCGCGCCTGCTGTCCGGCGTCCGGAGCCGTTCCGGGGCCGTTCCGCAGTCCGGGAGCGGTCACGACACCCCGCTCACGTCCGCCGAGTGGTCACCATCTGTCGGCCGGAGTCGTCGCAGCCGACGGTTCGTGACCAGCCGAGGCCACCCACGCGACGAGTCGCGACCAACGGACGGCCTGGAAGCGCGGCGCCAGGCCGCCACGAGCCTCCGGTCCGGGGCTGGCGAGCGGTCACGACACCCCGCTCACGTCCGCCGAGTGGTCACCACCTGTCGGCCGGAGGGGCCGCAGTCGACGGTTCGTGACCAGTCGACGCTGCCCGGGCGACGAGTCGCGACCCACGGACGGCCTGGAGGCGCGGTGCCAGGCCGCCACGGGCCTCCAGCTGGCAGCACGCGAGCGGCGTCGCGAGCCACGCTCGCGTTGTTCACGCGACCGTAACTCCGGAAACCGCGTGTCGCTGTCAGCGTGTCGGGGGCCGGACGTACGTTGTCCCCATCGGGCACCGCGCCCGATCGAAGCGGCCACAGTCGGTGCTTCGGGACCCGCTCCGTGGCCGCGTTCGAGGACAGGACCGGGCCCGTCGCGGCCCGGGGATGGAGTGGTCGTGACCTCTCAGAACGTCTCTCGCGGAGCACAGCAGCAGCACACCGCGGACTCGTCCACATCGGTCGCCCAGCGCACGTACGTGCTCGACACATCGGTGCTCCTCAGCGATCCGCGGGCCTTGTTCCGCTTCGCCGAGCACGCCGTGGTCCTGCCCGTGGTGGTCGTCAGCGAACTCGAGTCGAAGCGCAACGACCCGGAGATCGGGTACTTCGCCCGGCAGGCCCTCCGGCTGCTCGACGAACTGCGCATCGAGCACGAGCGGCTCGACTTCCCGATCGCGATCGGCGACGGCGGCTCGTTCCGCGTCGAACTGAACCACTCCAACCAGTCTGTCCTGCCGTCGGGCCTGCAGCTCGGCGACAACGACTCCCGCATCCTCGCCGTCGCGTCGAACCTGAAGAACGACGGGCTCGACGTCGTCGTCGTGTCGAAGGACCTGCCGCTCCGGGTCAAGGCGTCGTCGATCGGCATGGCGGCGGAGGAGTACCGCGCCGAGCTCGCGGTCGACTCGGGCTACACCGGCATCGCCGACCTGCAGGTCTCCGGCGAGCAGATGTCCGACCTGTACGAGAAAGAGGAGATCCGCTCCGCGAAGCTCGACGGCGTCCCGGTGAACACCGGGGTCGTCATCCACTCCGAGCGTGGATCGGCCCTCGGCCGCGTGCACGTCGCCGGAGCCGTCGCCCTGGTGCGCGGCGACCGCGAGGTCTTCGGACTCCGCGGACGCTCGGCCGAGCAGCGGCTCGCCATCGACGCCCTGCTCGACTCGGAGATCGGCATCGTCTCGCTCGGCGGCAGCGCCGGCACCGGCAAGTCGGCGCTCGCCCTGTGCGCCGGACTCGAGGCGGTGCTCGAACGGCAGCAGCACAAGAAGATCATGGTGTTCCGCCCGCTGTACGCCGTGGGCGGGCAGGACCTGGGCTTCCTGCCCGGTGACGCCGGCGAGAAGATGAACCCGTGGGCGCAGGCCGTCTACGACACCCTCGGCTCGGTCGTATCGGACAACGTCCTCGACGAGGTGATCGAGCGCGGCCTGATCGAGGTGCTGCCCCTGACCCACATCCGCGGCCGCTCCCTGCACGACGCCTTCGTGATCGTCGACGAGGCGCAGTCGCTCGAACGGAACGTGCTGCTCACGATGCTCTCGCGCATCGGCCAGAACTCGCGGGTCGTGCTCACCCACGACGTCGCGCAGCGCGACAACCTGCGGGTCGGCCGGCACGACGGGATCGCGTCGGTCATCGAGCGGCTCAAGGGGCACCCGCTGTTCGCGCACGTCACGTTGACGCGGTCCGAACGCTCCGCGATCGCCGCCCTGGTCACGGACCTGCTGGACTCGCCCGACCTGGTGTAGCGGCAGGCACTGACGGGGTTTCGCGCTGACCGACAGGTCACGCGCTTCCGGGCGCGTGCCCTGTCGGTCAGCGCGTGAGGCGGGTCGAGCCGCCATCGGACGGACGGGAGGCCCGGTGCCAGCTGGCACCGGGCCTCCCGTCCGTCCTGGGGTGCGTCAGGAGCGTCGTGCTACTTCGGGTGGGTCATGCTGAGGACGTCGAGCGCCTCGTCGAGCTGCGCCTCGGTGACCTCGCCGCGCTCGACGTGGCCGAGGGCCACGACGGCTTCGCGGACGGTGAGGCCCTCGGCGACGGCGTACTTCGCGACCTTCGCCGCCGCTTCGTAGCCGATGACCCGGTTGAGCGGCGTGACGATCGACGGCGAGGACTCCGCGAAGGCGCGGGCGCGCTCGAGGTTCGCCTGGAGCCCGTCGATGGTCTTGTCGGCGAGCACGCGCGAGCTGTTCGCCAGCAGCCGGATCGACTCGAGCAGCGCCGTGCCCATCACCGGGATGGCGACGTTGAGCTCGAACGAACCCGAGGCCCCGGCCCAGGCGATGGTGGCGTCGTTGCCGATGACCCGGGCACCGACCATCAGGGTGGCCTCGGGGATCACCGGGTTCACCTTGCCGGGCATGATCGAGGAGCCGGGCTGCAGGTCGGGGATGTGCAGCTCGCCCAGGCCGGTGTTCGGACCCGAGCCCATCCAGCGCAGGTCGTTGTTGATCTTCGTCAGGCTGACGGCGAGCACCTTGAGCGCTCCGGAGGCCTCGACCAGGGCGTCACGCGCACCCTGCGCCTCGAAGTGGTCGACGGCCTCGGTGATCGGCAGGTCGGTGTCGCTCGCGAGCTGGGCGATGACCCGCTGCGGGAAGCCCTTGGGGGTGTTGATGCCGGTGCCGACCGCGGTGCCGCCGAGCGGGACC
Encoded here:
- a CDS encoding PhoH family protein, coding for MVVTSQNVSRGAQQQHTADSSTSVAQRTYVLDTSVLLSDPRALFRFAEHAVVLPVVVVSELESKRNDPEIGYFARQALRLLDELRIEHERLDFPIAIGDGGSFRVELNHSNQSVLPSGLQLGDNDSRILAVASNLKNDGLDVVVVSKDLPLRVKASSIGMAAEEYRAELAVDSGYTGIADLQVSGEQMSDLYEKEEIRSAKLDGVPVNTGVVIHSERGSALGRVHVAGAVALVRGDREVFGLRGRSAEQRLAIDALLDSEIGIVSLGGSAGTGKSALALCAGLEAVLERQQHKKIMVFRPLYAVGGQDLGFLPGDAGEKMNPWAQAVYDTLGSVVSDNVLDEVIERGLIEVLPLTHIRGRSLHDAFVIVDEAQSLERNVLLTMLSRIGQNSRVVLTHDVAQRDNLRVGRHDGIASVIERLKGHPLFAHVTLTRSERSAIAALVTDLLDSPDLV
- a CDS encoding class II fumarate hydratase, which codes for MTDTTPTEFRIEHDTMGEVRVPKSALYRAQTQRAVENFPISGTGLESAQIVALARIKRAAAIVNGELGIVEPAVADAIAGAADLIIGGQHHDQFPVDVYQTGSGTSSNMNMNEVLATLASDIAGSAVHPNDHVNASQSSNDVFPTSVHVAVTEALLRTLVPALEHLAESLEAKATLWADAVKSGRTHLMDATPVTLGQEFGGYARQIRLGIERVQATLPRVAEVPLGGTAVGTGINTPKGFPQRVIAQLASDTDLPITEAVDHFEAQGARDALVEASGALKVLAVSLTKINNDLRWMGSGPNTGLGELHIPDLQPGSSIMPGKVNPVIPEATLMVGARVIGNDATIAWAGASGSFELNVAIPVMGTALLESIRLLANSSRVLADKTIDGLQANLERARAFAESSPSIVTPLNRVIGYEAAAKVAKYAVAEGLTVREAVVALGHVERGEVTEAQLDEALDVLSMTHPK